In Oryza sativa Japonica Group chromosome 8, ASM3414082v1, the sequence CTAGACAATATCATATGAAATTGTTGCTCTCAGACAACAGTTTGCTTTTGTTCCTGTTCCAAATAGGCCCTACATACATGATCAATAGtgtcttccttttcttttacaaaAGGAACAGATGGAGTTAGTTTCCCCGAAGTTTCATAAAATTGTAGTATTCCCGTCAATTATAATACTGAATTTTTCAAAAAACCAGGGACATAACACCGTTGATAGATGGTTTTCCACCCATGAACATGACATGGTGGATATTGTAGTTTGAAATGATGCAAGCTGCTATGGAGACAGCCCTGTGCCTCAGCATAGGTGTTAGGTCAAATGTCATATCTGAAATTGAACCATACTTTGGACAGTTAGAAAAGAGGTTTTGAAAGACAAGATAATAGAATGGTGCAATCACAAAATTCACATGTTAAACTGCCTTCAAATCTAGACAACTGAATTGGATATTCCCTTTTTCAGTATTTTGAATTCGGTGAATAGAAGGGCCGATTCTTTTGTTCAGAGGTTAGTGAAACTAAAATTGATTCTTTTGTTCGGTCCGGTCCTTTTGGTCCAAAGAAAGTTCGGTCTTCTCAAACAGGAGACCAAAACTGTAAATGATCGAAGCATCAATGTATATTTTGAACTAATCAGAGAAAACTGTAAACTTCAAAATTGACTACGTCAATTTTAAATAATCATTGTTTTGCAAAACCATGCGAACAAACaatgattatttaaaatttgttcGCATGGTTTGTTGTTGAATATGTCTCAATTTCTGATTGAGCTGATTGTGCCAGGTGAACAGTAAATTCTACACAACTTATATCTTTATGACTAAATTTTTTACAGTGTCAGTTTTCATGTACGAGATTTCAGCATCACTCTCCAAGTAAAATGTTCTTGCATGCTATAGTCTTTGTCGCAAATATTGATTCCTAATAGAGAAAGTACTTCTCAAAGTAAAATGCTATCAACTTATTTCAAAACATCATTTGCAAGGACGTCAATTCTACTTAATTAGCCATATTAAAGATTTGAAATATTTATGGATTGATAAGTTTAAAAAACGACCTCTGCGCATCATGATAATATAAGCCTCATACAGTAAGTTTATTTTGAACTGTTAACTTCAAATAGTTTACACTTTGAAAAATACAAACATTTCTGTTTTATGTATTTGTTGTTGAATTAACCTAAAGGAGAGATATTAAGGCTGCATTTCACTGCCTCTATATGTTTCCTTTGCATAAGAATGAAGGAGAGATATTAAGGCTCCATTTCACAGCCAGTAAAAGTGGTGGTAGCGTGCGTTGGAGTTCATGTTCGTGTCATAGCTCCATTTCACATGTACGTTGCATCACTAGTTTCCAGAAATAACAGGCCCTTTCAAATATATTGCCGCTCCAACAAGAGGGAGTCGCCTAGTTTATATATCTCCATTGACAATCATTGAATGAATCAACAATAAACTAAAGTTACAAAACATGTGAAACTAAAAACCACCACCACAAAAATCGTTTCATAAGTAAGGGATATTGTTGTGGTGTGCCGGCCGGCTCACCTTTTGGTCCCTTCTTGGTAATTTTTTATGTCTTCTTGATGCAATGAATTGCAGTCATCCTGCGTTTCCAAGGAAGCCCACAATTACCACTACTTGCTATCACCGGTACAACTCTATTCTACTGGTGCCGATTTCTACACCTTATATGCTGACTTACTCTTGCTTACAAGTGCTATCACCATACTACAACCTCTCAACCTCCTTCCTCTATCATGGCGATCAAGTGGCAGCTTTGGATGCTCTCTCTTATCAAACATGCCCTGCTCTTGCTCACAGCCACCTCTCAGACCATCAATGGAGATGACCTCTCAGCACTCCTGTCATTCAAATCCCTCATAAGGAACGATCCAAGACAGGTGCTGTCCTCTTGGGACTCCATTGGCAATGATACCAACATGCCAGCACATGTCTTCTGTCGATGGACCGGTGTTTCCTGCAACAATTGCCGGCATCCAGGTCGTGTAACCACTCTCCGTCTGAGTGGTGCTGGCCTAGTCGGCACCATCTCCCCTCAGCTCGGCAACCTGACCCTCCTTCGTGTCCTTGATCTGTCAGCCAACAGCCTCGATGGTGATATCCCAGCCAGCCTAGGTAGTTGTCGAAAGCTTCATACATTGAACTTGAGCAGGAACCACCTGTTAGGTTCAATGCCCGCTGATCTTGGTCAATCATCAAAGCTTGCCATTTTCGATGCTGGCTACAACAATCTTACTGGTAATGTTCCCAAGTCTTTATCCAACCTCACAACACTCATGAAGTTTATCATAAAGAGGAACATCATCCATGGCAAAAATTTGAGTTGGATGGGTAACCTGACATCATTGACACACTTCGTTCTTGACGGGAACCGTTTCACCGGTAACATCTCTGAATCTTTTGGTAAAATGGCTAATCTTATTTACTTCAATGTCAGAGATAATCAGTTGGAAGGCCATGTTCCTCTACCGATCTTCAATATTTCTTGCATTAGATTCTTGGATCTTGGTTTCAACAGACTGTCAGGATCAATTCCACTCGATATTGGTTTTAAGCTTCCCAGGATAAATTATTTTAGCACAATTGCTAACCATTTTGAGGGCATAATACCACCGACCTTCTCAAACACATCTGCTATTGAATCCTTGCTTCTTCGTGGAAACAAATATCATGACACGATTCCTAGGGAAATTGGCATCCATGGTAACCTGAAGTTCTTTGCATTAGGAGACAATATGCTCCAAGCCACACGGCCTAGTGATTGGGAATTTTTTACATCATTGGCCAATTGTAGCAGCTTGCAAATGCTAGATGTTGGCCAGAACAACCTTGCTGGTGCAATGCCAATTAGCATTGCAAACCTGAGCAAAGAGCTCAATTGGATTGACCTAGGCGGCAACCAAATAATTGGGACCATACATACCGATTTGTGGAAGCTTAAACTAATATTTCTCAACCTGTCATATAATCTCTTAACGGGAACCTTGCCTCCAGATATTGGCCGGCTTCCAAGTATCAATTATATCTATATATCACATAATAGAATCACTGGGCAGATTCCAGAATCATTAGGTAATATCTCACAGTTGAGCTCTCTCGATTTGTCTAATAATTTACTATACGGCAGCGTTCCAGTTAGCCTTGGAAACCTTACAGAACTTCAAAAGTTGGATCTTTCTGTTAATGCCTTGACGGGCCAAATCCCATAAGAGATACATATACCTTCCGTTATCAGACGTCTCAACCTCTCCAACAATTCTCTAAGTTGTTCCATTAATTCCATGACAGTTTGGGAAGAGGAAATCCTCTCTAAGGACAAATCCCAGAAAACCTGAACAATTTGAGGAGCCTTGAAATCCTTGATTTTTATAACAACTTGGCAGGTCCCGTAGCTGAATTTCTAGCGAATTTCACGCTTCTAATGAATCTAAACCTCTCCTTCAATATACTATGTAAGTAATCTGGGTAAGCAATGATATGTAACTTGATTTGGTTGCCTGCTTGAGAAGTTGTTACTTACAGCaggctgcttttttttttccttgatgtCCAGTATATTGCAGTACAGTTTATTTCCTTTTTCATCTAGTAATTTTTATCCCttccattttttctattttggaGGTGCTATCCAAGGTTTAAAAGAGTAAACTTGATGAATTTGCGCCAATATTTAACCTAGCCCCCTGGACTTGCAATTTGGTTTCTCCGACCCCTGAACCTGCTCCCATTTGCACCTTTGCACTATTCAATTGTTCATTAGAGTAACAATATGACGTTAAAAGAACAGCAGAAATCGTACCGTTTAATTCATTTCTAAAATAAATGTTACTTGGAGCCTGGTTGGAAGATTAGTAATACAAGTTATCATTTGAACAAAATTAATCATAAAGGATATGTGCTTATATGCAGACCTAATTTTTTAATCTTCTTTTAACGCTCAACATTAGGAAGCATGCCAATTGGTATGATACTTTTCACTAGGGAAAAGTCCAAATTACACCCTGCACTATTGggtgagtacgaattaccccctaaaccctaaaatctgacatctttcaccctcaactatcaatACCTGATGAAACCCCCCCTTCCCCAGCAGCTTTGCAAGCGGTTCTGGTCCTACGTGACAGTCCAGTCCATAATTCTTTTATTAAAATGATGGGGCCCACCTATtagatctctctcctctctatctctttcgTCTCTCACCCCCTCTCTCGCACGCGTTAGATGCCGAGGAGGAGCCCCGTGCACCGGCGGAAGCCGAGGACAAACTGTGCGCCGGTGGCTGCGAGCATCCTTGAGCGCGGGAGGCGACGGTGACGTCACACGTGCACACCATTGTAGACAACCTTGGGTGCGGCAGGTCTCAGcggcgatgacgatgatgacagCAACAAGCTCACGAGGCGGCCGTGGAGGAGGCGCACGTCGGCAGAGGCTGCGAAGGAGCTGcctccgccactcgccgcccccACAATgcagcgccgccaccgttgCTCATCGTCCGAACCGATTGACTGAAGGGGTGGGAAACGAGAGAGCGCCGCCTACACCGCTCACCATCCGAACCGATTGAtagaaggggagggagaagaaagagagtgccgtctccgccgctcgccatccTCGGCTGTCCCGAGCTCTGCTTGCCACCTCGAGCTCCGCCTATCCCCTCCGTTGCCATGAGACCCACCCGCCCATTCCGCCATCCTGCGAGCTTTGCCCGTCGCCATTCTTGACTCTCCCTCCGACGCTGCCTCTCGGTgatagagagagatggaggtgTTGTCGCTCGCCATCCTCGGCTCCCCCTCCGCTGTCGAATCCTTGACTTCCCCTTCGCTGCTGCCTTGGTGacagagagagatggaggtgagggagggagaagagagagagtgaggatTTTGGAAAGAGACAGAGTCAGAGAGATATGGAGGGtcctgctgtttttttttaaaaaaaaattgctgactAGACTGtcacgtaggaccaaaaccactttaaattgagttaggggggtaattcgtctgaTATTAATAGTTAAGGGTGAaagatgtctggttttcgggtcTAGAGgataatttgtatttttctcTTTCATAATGCCAGGATTACCACAAATTAACAAATGATTGAATATATACACATCCAATTGTGATGAGTTAAGAGTGTAtggaaaagaacaaaaaaaattctattaaATTGCATGGCAACATCATACGTATAACTAGTTGATACCTCGCGCATTGCTACGGTATAtgcagtagaaaaaaaaagatgcagtGCTGATTGCTGAATGTATAGAACAACTGTGATGAATAGTTTCATAAAACTAATTGAATCCTACATATTACTCTTTAGATAAATTAAACCTACTCAGGATCACAAAGTGCTATAATATGTTGACATA encodes:
- the LOC107276939 gene encoding receptor kinase-like protein Xa21, encoding MLSLIKHALLLLTATSQTINGDDLSALLSFKSLIRNDPRQVLSSWDSIGNDTNMPAHVFCRWTGVSCNNCRHPGRVTTLRLSGAGLVGTISPQLGNLTLLRVLDLSANSLDGDIPASLGSCRKLHTLNLSRNHLLGSMPADLGQSSKLAIFDAGYNNLTGNVPKSLSNLTTLMKFIIKRNIIHGKNLSWMGNLTSLTHFVLDGNRFTGNISESFGKMANLIYFNVRDNQLEGHVPLPIFNISCIRFLDLGFNRLSGSIPLDIGFKLPRINYFSTIANHFEGIIPPTFSNTSAIESLLLRGNKYHDTIPREIGIHGNLKFFALGDNMLQATRPSDWEFFTSLANCSSLQMLDVGQNNLAGAMPISIANLSKELNWIDLGGNQIIGTIHTDLWKLKLIFLNLSYNLLTGTLPPDIGRLPSINYIYISHNRITGQIPESLGNISQLSSLDLSNNLLYGSVPVSLGNLTELQKLDLSVNALTGQIP